From Rhodoferax sp. AJA081-3, the proteins below share one genomic window:
- a CDS encoding plasmid replication/partition related protein, with product MNIVVNPDLKAYIDPLTPDEHDALERSLLAEGCRDALVLWGDVLVDGHNRYGICQKHGIAFQTLQSKQFKTMEDVHLWMIDQHLGRRSVSDFQRGVLALRKREILNDRRLQSASATEAADASSAAQAESLPASASTATAADPLKSREDIAKVARLSSNQVVLIEKIQKQAAAEVVAAVKSGAISLNAAAAVSSLPEDEQVAAALGGKEQLRQAAKRVRETKKRATADNNTSAEPAQDSVEALKLRIRELETENARLREELAALAA from the coding sequence ATGAACATCGTTGTCAACCCCGACCTCAAAGCCTATATCGATCCCCTGACCCCCGACGAGCACGACGCGCTGGAGCGCAGCCTGTTGGCCGAAGGCTGCCGCGATGCCCTGGTACTGTGGGGTGATGTGCTGGTGGATGGTCACAACCGATATGGCATCTGCCAAAAACATGGCATTGCCTTCCAGACCCTGCAAAGCAAGCAGTTCAAGACCATGGAAGATGTCCATCTGTGGATGATTGACCAGCACCTGGGGCGGCGCAGTGTGTCGGACTTCCAGCGCGGCGTGCTTGCGCTGCGCAAACGCGAGATTTTGAACGACCGGCGGCTCCAGTCTGCTTCGGCCACCGAAGCAGCAGACGCATCTTCCGCTGCTCAAGCGGAATCTCTGCCCGCTTCGGCCTCCACCGCAACGGCCGCAGACCCGCTGAAGAGCCGCGAAGACATTGCCAAGGTCGCCCGCCTGAGCAGCAACCAGGTTGTGCTGATCGAAAAAATTCAAAAACAGGCAGCCGCCGAAGTGGTGGCCGCGGTCAAGTCCGGCGCCATTTCCCTCAACGCCGCCGCCGCTGTATCGAGCCTGCCAGAAGATGAACAGGTGGCTGCGGCGCTGGGTGGCAAAGAACAGCTGCGGCAAGCCGCCAAACGTGTGCGCGAGACCAAGAAGCGCGCCACGGCCGACAACAACACGTCCGCAGAACCAGCGCAAGACAGCGTGGAAGCGCTGAAGTTGCGCATCCGAGAGCTGGAAACCGAGAACGCCAGGTTGCGCGAAGAATTGGCCGCCCTCGCCGCTTGA
- a CDS encoding acyltransferase, with the protein MLSFLPSPITFTIATLLMAINALFWVPILLVFSSLKLILPFKAVRLRIDPILLGIAENWIWGNSAWMALTQRTHWDVQGLDGLDPHSWYMVNSNHQSWVDILVLQHLLNRRIPLLKFFLKQQLIWVPVMGLAWWALEFPFMRRHTEEYLKKHPEMRGKDQETTRKACEKYALIPTSVMNFLEGTRFTPAKHAKQQSPYRHLLKPKAGGMAMALNAMGDKFQAILDVTIVYPDGPISFTDFLRGKLRRVIVRVRSLPIPQHLMSGDYAQDPAFREAFSQWVQQLWREKDAQIEALLTQANKATGTGPAQANQ; encoded by the coding sequence ATGCTCTCCTTCCTGCCATCTCCCATAACCTTCACTATCGCGACCTTGCTGATGGCAATCAACGCGCTGTTCTGGGTGCCCATACTGCTGGTGTTTTCTTCGCTGAAGCTGATACTGCCGTTCAAAGCCGTGCGCCTGCGCATAGACCCCATTCTGTTGGGCATTGCCGAAAACTGGATTTGGGGCAATAGCGCCTGGATGGCGTTAACCCAGCGCACCCATTGGGACGTGCAGGGCCTGGACGGCCTCGACCCGCACAGCTGGTACATGGTCAACAGCAACCACCAGTCGTGGGTCGACATTCTGGTCCTGCAGCATTTGCTGAACCGGCGTATCCCACTGCTGAAATTTTTCCTCAAGCAGCAGTTGATCTGGGTACCGGTCATGGGCCTGGCCTGGTGGGCACTGGAGTTCCCCTTCATGCGTCGCCACACTGAGGAATATCTGAAGAAACACCCCGAAATGCGTGGCAAGGACCAGGAAACGACACGCAAGGCTTGCGAAAAATACGCGCTGATCCCCACCAGCGTCATGAATTTTCTCGAAGGCACACGCTTCACGCCCGCCAAACACGCCAAACAACAATCGCCCTACCGCCATCTGCTCAAACCCAAGGCCGGCGGCATGGCCATGGCGCTCAACGCCATGGGGGACAAGTTCCAGGCGATTCTGGACGTGACCATCGTCTACCCGGACGGCCCCATCAGCTTCACCGACTTCCTGCGCGGCAAACTGCGCCGCGTCATTGTGCGCGTGCGCAGCCTGCCCATCCCGCAGCATTTGATGTCTGGCGACTATGCACAAGACCCTGCGTTTCGCGAGGCGTTTTCGCAGTGGGTGCAGCAGCTTTGGCGGGAGAAGGATGCGCAGATTGAGGCGTTGTTGACGCAAGCGAACAAGGCGACTGGGACGGGTCCAGCACAAGCAAACCAGTGA
- a CDS encoding diguanylate cyclase domain-containing protein, producing MAIDDPSQPLERLHNNDAATLALQLSENLLRNLLETIPDRIWLKDTHGIHLACNAAFAEHVGATTAQIVGTDDAHWFGKALAEEFLRADRIVIQTGQSLTLEGTMPSAQHNDPSVYEVIKTPMRDANGNIIGVLGMGRNIQARKDTEARLRDATEQLELALMGADLGRWDHDLSVEKGYYLDERSCAMLGREPAESTHGRAWGHLIHPDDLPGTLDAMRAHLSGDLPAYEAEYRARHMAGHWVWLGNRGKVVQVSDSGKPLRMVGTLMDISKRKRVEGELLATQAELQSTLKAIEHLAFHDTLTGLPNRRMLIDRLETALAASQRNQTHGALLFLDLDKFKALNDSFGHDVGDLMLQEVAQRLVHCIRAVDTVARLGGDEFVLLIQNLSGSVDDAKLHASTVGHKILASLNEPYLLKDVVHRITPSIGATLFMGHALDGAELLKQADLAMYEAKAKGRNTMCFFKENGL from the coding sequence ATGGCCATCGACGATCCTTCCCAGCCCCTGGAACGCTTGCACAACAACGACGCTGCGACCCTGGCGCTGCAGCTCAGCGAGAACCTGTTGCGCAACCTGCTGGAGACCATTCCCGACCGCATCTGGCTCAAAGACACCCACGGCATACACCTGGCCTGCAACGCCGCCTTTGCGGAGCACGTGGGTGCCACCACCGCGCAGATCGTGGGTACCGACGATGCCCATTGGTTTGGCAAGGCACTCGCGGAAGAATTCCTCAGAGCCGACCGCATCGTCATCCAGACCGGGCAATCGCTGACGCTGGAAGGCACCATGCCATCCGCCCAGCATAACGACCCCAGCGTTTACGAGGTCATCAAAACCCCCATGCGTGACGCCAACGGCAACATCATTGGCGTGCTGGGCATGGGCCGCAATATCCAGGCCCGCAAAGACACCGAAGCCCGACTGCGCGACGCCACCGAACAACTGGAGCTGGCGTTGATGGGCGCCGACCTGGGCCGCTGGGACCATGACCTCAGCGTGGAAAAAGGCTACTACCTGGACGAGCGCTCCTGCGCCATGCTGGGCCGCGAGCCGGCCGAGAGTACACACGGGCGCGCTTGGGGCCACCTGATACACCCCGACGACCTGCCCGGCACGCTGGATGCCATGCGCGCGCACCTGAGCGGCGATCTGCCAGCGTACGAAGCGGAGTACCGCGCACGCCACATGGCGGGCCATTGGGTGTGGCTGGGCAACCGGGGCAAGGTGGTGCAGGTCAGCGACAGCGGCAAACCCCTGCGCATGGTGGGCACGCTGATGGATATCTCCAAACGCAAACGGGTAGAAGGCGAGCTGCTGGCCACACAGGCTGAGTTGCAATCCACGCTCAAAGCGATCGAACACCTGGCCTTCCACGACACGCTGACCGGTCTGCCCAACCGGCGCATGCTGATCGACCGGCTGGAGACCGCACTGGCGGCCAGCCAACGCAACCAGACCCATGGCGCCCTGCTGTTTCTGGACCTGGACAAGTTCAAGGCGCTAAATGATTCCTTTGGCCACGACGTGGGTGACCTGATGCTGCAAGAGGTCGCGCAGCGCCTGGTCCACTGCATACGCGCCGTGGACACGGTGGCCCGTCTGGGCGGAGATGAATTTGTGCTGCTGATCCAGAACCTGAGCGGCTCGGTCGACGATGCCAAATTACACGCCAGCACGGTGGGGCACAAAATCCTGGCCAGCCTGAACGAACCCTACCTGCTCAAGGATGTGGTGCACCGTATCACGCCCAGCATTGGCGCTACGCTCTTCATGGGCCATGCATTAGACGGAGCCGAACTGCTCAAACAAGCCGACCTGGCCATGTACGAAGCCAAGGCCAAAGGCCGCAATACCATGTGCTTCTTCAAAGAAAATGGCCTCTAG
- a CDS encoding ABC transporter ATP-binding protein, with the protein MTPPALKLHVDNIHKRFGTNEVLKGVSLSAHAGDVISIIGSSGSGKSTFLRCINLLEKPHEGSIAVAGEALNLVKQSNGELGAADPTQLARLRTKLAMVFQHFNLWAHMTVLQNIIEAPVHVLGVPKEQAIETARKYLAKVGLPGKEDSYPAHLSGGQQQRVAIARALAMEPEVMLFDEPTSALDPELVSEVLKVMQNLAQEGRTMVVVTHEMGFAREVSKHLIFLHKGLIEEQGHPATVLAAPKSERLQQFLSGSLK; encoded by the coding sequence ATGACACCTCCAGCACTCAAACTCCACGTCGACAACATCCACAAGCGTTTTGGCACCAACGAGGTGCTCAAGGGCGTATCACTCTCGGCCCACGCGGGTGATGTCATCAGCATCATTGGCAGCTCCGGCTCCGGCAAGAGCACGTTTTTGCGCTGCATCAACCTGCTGGAAAAGCCGCACGAAGGCAGCATTGCCGTCGCGGGCGAAGCGCTGAACCTGGTCAAACAATCCAACGGCGAACTGGGCGCGGCCGACCCAACGCAACTGGCCCGCCTGCGCACAAAATTGGCCATGGTGTTCCAGCACTTCAACCTCTGGGCCCACATGACGGTGTTGCAAAACATCATCGAGGCGCCCGTGCATGTGCTGGGTGTGCCCAAGGAACAGGCCATAGAAACCGCGCGCAAATACCTGGCCAAGGTAGGCCTGCCCGGCAAGGAAGACAGCTACCCCGCCCACCTGAGCGGCGGCCAGCAACAACGCGTGGCGATTGCCAGGGCGCTGGCCATGGAGCCGGAGGTGATGCTGTTTGACGAGCCCACCAGCGCGCTGGACCCCGAGCTGGTGTCCGAGGTGCTCAAGGTCATGCAAAACCTGGCACAGGAAGGCCGCACCATGGTCGTGGTCACCCACGAGATGGGTTTTGCCCGGGAAGTCTCCAAACACCTGATCTTTTTGCACAAGGGCCTTATCGAGGAACAGGGCCACCCCGCCACGGTGCTGGCCGCACCCAAGAGCGAACGCCTGCAGCAGTTTTTGTCGGGCAGCCTCAAGTAA
- a CDS encoding M14 family metallopeptidase: MQRIDHPLLSPSLGSHKTLTSFHFGTPGRGPKVYIQASLHAEELPGMLVAHHLRALLEAADAAGQVLGEVVLVPVANPIGLAQRVDHKAMGRFDLDTSENFNRHYPDLAKVVWPVVQDTMVADAATNVKTVRSAIGHYLQQDWKPDTELQSLRHRLLSLSHDADFVLDLHCDCESVMHFYTEEACWPRFEPLTRFLQCQAVLLAKNSGSGPFDECLSGVWWRLADNLASAGNPAPLPQGCCSTTIELRGETDVSHALAQTDAQALLSYLQHLQVLACAQPPVVPPARCQATPLAGSETLVAPSPGVVVFAAQPGQILQVGDLVAEVIDPIANHSQRVLAGVAGPLYARVRDRYVTAGGELGKIAGAKAFKTGELLGA; this comes from the coding sequence ATGCAACGCATAGACCATCCTCTGTTATCCCCCAGCCTGGGCAGCCACAAGACGCTGACCAGCTTCCACTTTGGAACACCGGGGCGCGGCCCCAAGGTCTACATCCAGGCCAGCCTGCATGCTGAAGAATTGCCGGGCATGCTGGTCGCCCACCATTTGCGCGCCCTACTGGAAGCCGCAGACGCCGCCGGTCAAGTGCTGGGTGAAGTCGTGCTGGTGCCCGTGGCCAATCCCATTGGCCTGGCCCAGCGCGTGGACCACAAAGCCATGGGCCGCTTCGACCTGGACACGTCGGAAAACTTCAACCGCCATTACCCCGACCTGGCCAAGGTTGTCTGGCCGGTGGTGCAAGACACTATGGTTGCCGACGCAGCAACGAACGTGAAAACCGTGCGCAGCGCTATAGGCCATTACCTCCAGCAGGACTGGAAACCCGACACTGAACTGCAAAGCCTGCGCCACCGCCTGCTGAGCCTGTCCCATGACGCCGACTTTGTGCTGGACCTGCACTGCGATTGTGAGTCCGTCATGCACTTCTACACCGAAGAAGCCTGCTGGCCGCGGTTTGAGCCGCTGACGCGCTTTTTGCAATGCCAGGCCGTGTTGCTGGCCAAGAATTCTGGAAGTGGCCCGTTTGACGAGTGCCTGTCCGGGGTCTGGTGGCGGTTGGCCGACAACCTGGCCTCAGCCGGCAACCCCGCCCCGTTGCCTCAAGGCTGCTGCAGCACCACCATTGAACTGCGCGGCGAGACCGATGTCAGCCATGCACTGGCGCAAACCGATGCACAGGCCCTGTTGTCCTACCTGCAACATCTGCAGGTGCTTGCCTGTGCGCAGCCGCCCGTGGTGCCGCCGGCGCGGTGCCAGGCAACACCTTTGGCCGGGTCCGAAACCCTGGTAGCACCCTCGCCCGGCGTTGTGGTGTTTGCCGCGCAGCCGGGGCAAATCCTGCAAGTCGGCGACCTAGTGGCTGAAGTGATCGACCCCATTGCCAACCACAGCCAGCGTGTACTGGCCGGTGTAGCCGGCCCGCTGTATGCGCGTGTGCGTGATCGTTATGTAACGGCCGGTGGCGAGCTGGGCAAGATTGCCGGCGCTAAGGCCTTCAAGACCGGCGAGCTGCTGGGCGCTTAA
- a CDS encoding ABC transporter permease, which translates to MNFAVIFEAQNLALFGTGIATTLTLLFASLAVGSVLALVFALLLTGPWAPLRWLVASYTYVIRGTPLLIQVYLIYYGLGQLEWIQARWDDVWPWTHFKEPFFCALLAFALNTAAYTAEMLAGAIRETSAGEIEAAQAYGMGRFQVMLRIVLPSALRRTLPAYSNEVVMMLHATSLASAVPSLVDVTAAASSIYSQYYLPFEAYLAAAAIYLVASFCLIGLFKLGERHLLAYLAPRTN; encoded by the coding sequence ATGAACTTTGCAGTGATCTTTGAGGCGCAAAACCTTGCGCTGTTTGGCACCGGCATTGCCACCACGCTGACACTGCTGTTTGCGTCGCTGGCTGTGGGCTCGGTGCTGGCGCTGGTGTTTGCGCTGCTGTTGACCGGGCCTTGGGCGCCGCTGCGCTGGCTGGTGGCCTCTTACACCTATGTGATACGCGGCACACCACTGCTGATTCAGGTCTACCTGATCTACTACGGGTTGGGCCAACTGGAATGGATCCAGGCGCGCTGGGACGACGTGTGGCCGTGGACACACTTCAAGGAACCATTCTTTTGCGCGCTACTGGCCTTTGCACTCAACACGGCCGCTTACACCGCCGAGATGCTGGCAGGCGCCATCCGCGAAACCAGTGCGGGCGAGATAGAAGCCGCACAGGCCTATGGCATGGGCCGCTTCCAGGTCATGCTGCGTATTGTTTTGCCCAGCGCGTTGCGCCGCACCCTGCCCGCCTACAGCAACGAAGTGGTCATGATGTTGCACGCCACCAGCCTGGCCAGCGCCGTGCCGTCATTAGTAGACGTGACCGCCGCGGCCAGCAGTATTTATTCCCAGTACTACCTGCCGTTTGAAGCCTATCTGGCTGCCGCGGCTATCTACCTGGTGGCCTCGTTCTGCCTGATTGGCCTGTTCAAGCTGGGTGAACGGCATTTGCTGGCCTATCTGGCGCCAAGAACAAACTGA
- a CDS encoding ABC transporter permease produces the protein MSAYVSAILQGAVLTVGVSVAALLVSIALGLLGAGAKLSGRPVWVGLATAYTTVIRGIPDLVLMLLIFYGGTIGLNNALEWMGSEATVDINPFVAGVLTLGFIYGAYMTETFRGAMLSIPKGQAEAAWAFGMGRTQTFFRITAPQMVRYALPGFTNNWLVLIKATALVSLIGLQEMTYAAKQASAATRSPFMFFLFTAGLFLLYTTVSLFVLRRLNARFSLGTKRGTL, from the coding sequence ATGAGCGCCTATGTCTCGGCCATTTTGCAGGGCGCGGTACTGACCGTTGGGGTTTCGGTTGCGGCCCTGCTGGTATCCATCGCGCTGGGCCTGCTGGGCGCCGGTGCCAAGTTATCGGGCCGACCGGTCTGGGTGGGGCTGGCCACGGCCTACACCACCGTCATCCGCGGCATACCCGACCTGGTGCTGATGCTGCTGATCTTTTACGGCGGCACCATTGGCCTGAACAATGCGTTGGAGTGGATGGGCAGCGAGGCCACGGTGGACATCAACCCCTTTGTGGCCGGTGTGCTCACGCTGGGTTTTATCTACGGCGCCTACATGACCGAGACCTTTAGAGGTGCGATGTTGTCCATCCCCAAAGGCCAGGCCGAAGCTGCCTGGGCCTTCGGCATGGGCCGCACCCAGACGTTTTTTCGCATCACCGCGCCGCAGATGGTTCGTTACGCACTGCCCGGTTTTACCAACAACTGGCTGGTGCTGATCAAGGCCACGGCATTGGTCAGCCTGATCGGCCTGCAAGAGATGACCTACGCCGCCAAACAAGCCAGCGCGGCAACACGCTCACCGTTTATGTTCTTTTTGTTCACAGCGGGCCTGTTTTTGCTCTACACCACGGTTTCGCTGTTCGTGTTGCGCAGGCTCAATGCCCGCTTCAGCCTGGGCACCAAGCGGGGGACGCTGTAA
- a CDS encoding transporter substrate-binding domain-containing protein → MKKLLLAVVLGALGTVSFAQGKDLKVAIDPTYEPFTYKVDGKPAGFDVDIANALCEQIKRKCVFVEQSWDSMIPGLMARKYDVIISSMSITEDRMKQIDFTDKYYNTPSRVVTKKAFNYTGPASLKGKKIGVLKASTQEKYALGELKTVGVDVVSYEAQDQVYLDIRAGRLDGTVADHVEVTGGFLGKPEGKDYELKGDELFIPKYFGAGAGIGLRKGQDALKTELSAAIKTIRGNGVYKKINDKYFKFDVYGK, encoded by the coding sequence ATGAAGAAACTACTGCTGGCTGTTGTTTTGGGTGCATTGGGCACGGTGTCTTTTGCTCAAGGCAAAGACCTCAAAGTCGCCATCGACCCCACCTACGAGCCCTTCACCTACAAGGTAGACGGCAAACCCGCCGGTTTTGACGTGGACATTGCCAATGCGCTGTGTGAGCAGATCAAACGCAAGTGTGTGTTTGTGGAACAAAGCTGGGACAGCATGATTCCCGGCCTGATGGCCCGCAAGTACGACGTCATCATCAGCTCGATGTCGATCACCGAAGACCGCATGAAGCAGATCGACTTCACCGACAAGTACTACAACACCCCCAGCCGTGTGGTGACCAAGAAGGCCTTCAACTACACCGGCCCGGCGTCCCTGAAGGGCAAGAAAATTGGCGTACTCAAGGCCAGCACCCAAGAGAAATACGCCCTGGGTGAACTCAAAACCGTGGGTGTGGACGTGGTGTCTTACGAAGCGCAAGACCAGGTCTACCTGGACATCCGCGCCGGTCGCCTGGACGGCACCGTGGCCGACCATGTGGAAGTGACCGGCGGCTTTTTGGGCAAGCCCGAGGGCAAAGACTACGAGCTCAAGGGCGACGAGTTGTTTATCCCCAAATACTTTGGCGCGGGCGCCGGTATTGGCCTGCGCAAGGGCCAGGACGCACTCAAGACCGAGCTGAGCGCCGCCATCAAAACCATACGTGGCAACGGCGTCTACAAGAAGATCAACGACAAGTACTTCAAGTTTGACGTCTACGGCAAGTGA
- a CDS encoding YgiQ family radical SAM protein, with translation MNAPVDVSFFARAAKPLTSYRKYWAARFGTAPILPMSRAEMEKLGWDSCDIVLVTGDAYVDHPSFGMAVIGRMLEAQGFRVGIIAQPDWTSAEAFKALGKPNLFWGVTSGNMDSMINRYTADRKIRSDDAYTPGDVGGKRPDRAAIVYSQRCREAFKDVPIVLGGIEGSLRRIAHYDYWSDKVRRSIVVDAKCDLLLYGNAERAIVEIAHRLAAKEPVEKITDVRGTAFVRRPDDETGKGWIEINSTSVDAPGRVESHINPYMTTSEQAAEQGSTCAKEDAEKDGTASAIKIVTSVSTSAGATGQNGLNTPPVNDSIKPLTFVPNPNLQPKLHGLGSYKVPPRDRSVIRLPSYEQVRSDPILYAHANRVLHLETNPGNARALVQAHGEGVTARDVWITPPPIPLTTAEMDFVFDLPYARSPHPSYADENGSHDHATKIPAWEMIRFSVNIMRGCFGGCTFCSITEHEGRIIQSRSEESIIKEVEDIRDKVKGFTGTISDLGGPTANMYRLGCKSPEIEAACRKPSCVYPGICQNLTTDHGPLIKIYRRARALKGVKKILIGSGLRYDLAVKSPEYVKELVQHHVGGYLKIAPEHTEQGPLTKMMKPGIGSYDKFKTLFEKFSAEVGKKQFLIPYFIAAHPGTTDEDMMNLAIWLKKNGFRADQVQTFYPSPMATATAMYHSGRNTLRKVHRTAESDDETVDIVRGEKRRRLHKAFLRYHDPNNWPLLREALKAMGRADLVGNGKHHLIPTFQPLGDGGYQSARKKNSTVAPAKPVKPTKGLILTRHTGLPPRVTGSAKPSSKPARKGS, from the coding sequence ATGAACGCCCCAGTCGACGTCTCCTTTTTCGCGCGCGCCGCAAAGCCGCTGACCAGCTACCGCAAGTACTGGGCCGCACGCTTCGGCACGGCACCCATTTTGCCCATGAGCCGGGCCGAAATGGAGAAGCTCGGCTGGGACAGCTGCGACATCGTTCTGGTCACCGGCGACGCCTATGTGGACCACCCCAGCTTTGGCATGGCGGTCATCGGCCGTATGCTGGAGGCCCAGGGTTTTCGGGTGGGCATCATCGCCCAGCCCGACTGGACCAGTGCCGAGGCCTTCAAGGCCCTGGGCAAGCCCAACCTGTTTTGGGGCGTGACCAGCGGCAACATGGATTCCATGATCAACCGCTACACCGCCGACCGCAAGATCCGCAGTGACGACGCCTACACCCCCGGTGACGTGGGCGGCAAACGCCCCGACCGCGCGGCCATTGTCTATAGCCAGCGTTGCCGCGAAGCGTTCAAGGACGTGCCGATTGTGCTGGGTGGCATTGAAGGCAGCCTGCGCCGCATCGCCCATTACGACTATTGGAGCGACAAAGTGCGCCGCTCTATCGTGGTGGACGCCAAATGTGACCTGCTGCTGTATGGCAATGCTGAACGCGCCATTGTCGAAATCGCCCACCGCCTGGCGGCCAAGGAGCCTGTCGAAAAAATCACCGATGTGCGCGGCACCGCCTTTGTGCGCCGCCCGGACGACGAGACCGGCAAGGGCTGGATCGAGATCAACTCCACCAGCGTGGACGCGCCGGGCCGGGTGGAATCCCACATCAACCCCTATATGACCACCTCCGAGCAGGCGGCAGAGCAGGGCAGCACCTGTGCCAAGGAAGATGCCGAAAAGGATGGTACTGCAAGTGCTATTAAAATAGTAACATCTGTGTCAACATCCGCGGGGGCTACAGGCCAAAATGGCTTAAATACTCCGCCGGTCAACGACAGCATCAAGCCGCTGACCTTTGTGCCCAACCCCAACCTCCAGCCCAAGCTGCACGGCCTGGGCAGCTACAAGGTTCCGCCCCGCGACCGCTCGGTCATCCGTCTGCCCAGCTATGAGCAGGTGCGCTCCGACCCCATCCTCTACGCCCACGCCAACCGCGTGCTGCACCTGGAGACCAACCCTGGCAATGCCCGCGCGCTGGTGCAGGCCCATGGCGAAGGCGTCACCGCACGCGACGTGTGGATCACGCCGCCACCCATCCCGCTGACCACGGCCGAAATGGACTTTGTGTTCGATTTGCCCTACGCCCGCAGTCCCCACCCCAGCTATGCGGACGAAAACGGCAGCCACGACCACGCGACCAAGATCCCGGCTTGGGAAATGATCCGGTTCAGCGTCAACATCATGCGCGGCTGCTTCGGCGGTTGCACCTTCTGCTCGATCACCGAGCATGAGGGCCGGATCATCCAGAGCCGCTCCGAAGAATCCATCATCAAGGAAGTGGAAGACATCCGCGACAAGGTCAAGGGTTTCACCGGCACCATTTCCGACCTGGGTGGCCCCACGGCCAATATGTACCGCCTGGGCTGCAAGAGCCCCGAGATTGAAGCCGCCTGCCGCAAGCCCAGCTGCGTCTACCCCGGTATCTGCCAGAACCTGACCACGGACCACGGCCCGCTGATCAAGATCTACCGCCGTGCCCGTGCGCTCAAAGGCGTCAAGAAAATCCTGATTGGCTCCGGCCTGCGCTACGACCTGGCGGTCAAGAGCCCCGAATACGTCAAGGAACTGGTGCAGCACCATGTGGGTGGCTACCTCAAGATTGCGCCTGAGCACACCGAGCAGGGCCCGCTGACCAAGATGATGAAGCCCGGCATCGGCAGCTATGACAAGTTCAAGACCCTGTTTGAAAAGTTCAGCGCCGAGGTTGGCAAGAAGCAGTTTTTGATTCCCTACTTCATCGCCGCCCACCCCGGCACCACGGATGAAGACATGATGAACCTGGCCATCTGGCTCAAGAAGAACGGTTTTCGCGCCGACCAGGTACAAACCTTCTACCCCAGCCCCATGGCCACGGCCACGGCGATGTACCACAGCGGACGCAACACCTTGCGCAAGGTGCACCGCACAGCCGAGAGTGATGACGAGACGGTGGACATCGTGCGCGGTGAAAAACGCCGCCGCCTGCACAAGGCGTTTTTGCGCTACCACGATCCCAACAACTGGCCGCTGTTGCGCGAGGCCTTGAAGGCCATGGGCCGTGCCGACCTGGTCGGTAACGGCAAGCACCACCTGATTCCCACCTTCCAGCCGCTGGGTGATGGGGGTTACCAGAGTGCGCGCAAGAAGAATTCGACCGTCGCGCCGGCCAAACCGGTTAAACCAACCAAGGGCCTGATATTGACCCGCCACACTGGCTTGCCGCCGCGGGTGACGGGCTCTGCAAAACCGTCCTCCAAGCCCGCACGTAAAGGCTCGTAG
- a CDS encoding ABC transporter substrate-binding protein → MANRRSFLQTAAALGLGVALPVYAAPPLRMAYFETYSPLSFGQDGQLRGILLDVIQEVAGRRLGLVVEHTGYPWNRAQALVQTGEQDAICTIATPERLEYAVAAQEPVVSAPRRIFVHKDNTLLAKLQKVRNLDELHKLNPVVISYQGNGWAKANLGHFKVDNGRNFDSAVKMLLANRGDVMVDNALTMQYALQQAQGSSDVVMLGADLDESHFQLLVGKKSPHVGMLPAFDAALRQFKRSPDYAKVLQKYGVKL, encoded by the coding sequence GTGGCCAATCGCCGTTCCTTCCTACAGACCGCAGCGGCCCTTGGCCTGGGTGTGGCCTTGCCCGTGTATGCGGCGCCGCCTTTGCGGATGGCCTACTTTGAGACCTACAGCCCCTTGAGTTTTGGGCAGGACGGCCAACTGCGCGGAATCCTGCTGGACGTGATCCAGGAGGTGGCCGGGCGGCGCTTGGGCCTGGTGGTGGAACACACCGGCTACCCCTGGAACCGCGCCCAGGCCCTGGTTCAAACTGGTGAGCAGGACGCCATCTGCACCATCGCCACACCCGAGCGGCTGGAGTACGCGGTGGCCGCGCAAGAGCCCGTGGTGTCCGCACCCCGCCGAATCTTTGTGCACAAGGACAACACCTTGCTGGCCAAGCTGCAAAAGGTGCGCAATCTGGATGAACTGCACAAACTGAATCCGGTGGTTATTTCTTACCAGGGCAATGGCTGGGCCAAGGCCAACCTGGGGCACTTCAAGGTAGACAACGGCAGAAACTTTGACAGCGCCGTCAAGATGTTGTTGGCCAACCGTGGCGATGTGATGGTGGACAACGCGTTGACCATGCAGTACGCGCTGCAACAGGCACAGGGCAGTAGTGATGTGGTGATGCTGGGTGCGGATCTGGATGAATCCCACTTTCAGCTGCTGGTGGGCAAAAAATCGCCCCACGTGGGCATGCTGCCGGCATTCGATGCGGCGCTGCGCCAGTTCAAGCGCAGCCCAGATTACGCCAAGGTGCTGCAGAAATACGGGGTCAAGCTGTAG